The following nucleotide sequence is from Nevskiales bacterium.
GCGGCACTCATCGGCTACGTGCGTAACGGTCGCATCGCGCCCGGCGGCAGCTGCCGCCTGCTGGATACGGCCGATGGCGTGATCGCGCTCAACCTCGCGCGCGATGACGACTGGGCCCTGCTGCCGGCCTGGCTCGAGGAGTATGTCGCACCGCACTGGGGTTCGGTCGCGGAAGCGATCCGTCAGCGCAGCGCGCCTGCGCTCGTCGAGCGCGGCCGCGAACTCGGCTTGGCGGTGGCGGAGGCTTCTTCTCCCTTCCCCTGGACGGGGGAGAACTTTTTGATTCCCTCCCCCCTGACGGGGGAGAAAGCGTTTCTTGCTCCCTCCCCCTCGATGGGGGAGAACTCCGCTTTTACTCCCTCCCCCTGGACGGGGGAGGGCGGGGGTGGGGGTGTCAAGCCGCTCGTCGTCGATCTCACCTCGCTCTGGGCCGGACCCTTGTGCAGCCGTCTGCTGCAGGCCTGCGGGGCCGAGGTGGTGAAGATCGAGAGCCTGCAGCGGCCCGATGGCGCACGGCGCGGCTCGCCGGCGTTCTTCGATCGGCTCAATGCCGGCAAGCGCTGCGTGTCGCTGGATTTTTCGAGCGCCTCGGGCCGTGCCGAGCTGCGCGCCTGGCTGCAACGCGCCGACATCGTGATCGAAGGCTCGCGCCCGCGTGCGCTGCGCCAGCTCGGCATCCATGCCGAAGAATTCATCGCCGCAAAACCCGGCCTCAGCTGGATCAGCCTGACGGGTTACGGCCGCACGCCCGATGCGGAGAACGCGATCGCCTACGGCGACGACGCGGCGGTCGCCGCAGGGCTTTCCTGGGTTCAGTACCAGGCCACCGGCACATGGATGTTCGTCGGCGATGCGATTGCCGATCCAATCACCGGCCTGCACGCCGCGCTGGTCGCCTGGGCCGGCTGGCGCAAGGGCGGCGCCGGACTGGTGCCGC
It contains:
- a CDS encoding CoA transferase, with translation AALIGYVRNGRIAPGGSCRLLDTADGVIALNLARDDDWALLPAWLEEYVAPHWGSVAEAIRQRSAPALVERGRELGLAVAEASSPFPWTGENFLIPSPLTGEKAFLAPSPSMGENSAFTPSPWTGEGGGGGVKPLVVDLTSLWAGPLCSRLLQACGAEVVKIESLQRPDGARRGSPAFFDRLNAGKRCVSLDFSSASGRAELRAWLQRADIVIEGSRPRALRQLGIHAEEFIAAKPGLSWISLTGYGRTPDAENAIAYGDDAAVAAGLSWVQYQATGTWMFVGDAIADPITGLHAALVAWAGWRKGGAGLVPLALCDVVRQCIAFDLPATSEAIRERQRVWAARVVGTHCRHPRVRGNDKSGC